In Fluviicola sp., the sequence CTTTAATAATGTGAAAGTACCTGTTGAGAACATGCTTTCGGAACGCGAAAACGGATTCAAGATCGCGTTGAATATCCTGAACATTGGTCGTATCAAATTGGCTGCCGGAGTTTTGGGAGGAGCGAAACAAACCATTACCGATTCCATCCGCTATGCCAATGAGCGCGAACAATTCGGAAGAAATATTTCCAAATACGGGGCGATCCGCTTCAAAATTGCGGAACAGGCTATCAGAACGTATGTTGCCGAATCTGCGATTTACCGTGCAGGACAGAACATCGACGATGCCATCCAGGCCTATGTAGCAAGCGGAATGGAAAAAGGCCCGGCTACATTAAAAGGTATCGAACAATTTGCGCCGGAATGTGCCATCCTGAAAGTTGCCGGCTCCGAATGCCTGGATTATGTGGCTGACGAAGGTGTTCAGATTTTCGGTGGAATGGGTTATTCGGCGGAATCTTCCGTTGAAAAGGCTTACCGAGATTCCCGTATCAACCGCATTTTCGAAGGAACCAATGAAATCAACCGTTTATTGATTGTTGACATGGTATTGCGCCGTGCGATGAAAGGTGAATTGGATTTGATGGGACCGGCTATGAAAGTTGCTTCCGAATTAATGAGCATTCCTGAAATGACGGAATTGGGTTCTCACCCATTAGCTGCTCAACGTCAGGCGCTTTCCGGATTTAAAAAGACTATTCTGATGGTTGCCGGTTCGGCCGTTCAAAAATTGATGCAGACGATGTCGAAAGAACAGGAAGTTCTGATGAACATTGCTGATATAGCGATCTGGGTTTACCAGGCTGAGTCTGCATTGCTTCGCGTAGAGAAACTGATCGAAAAACAAGGAGAGGCAGCAGCTGCAATTCCGGTTTCCATTGTTAAAACATATTTCTACGATGTGGCGGAACTGATCGACAAAGCGGCTAAAGATGCTATCTACAGTTTCGCAGAAGGTGATGAAGCACGTATGATGGTTACAGGTGTGAAACGTTTTACCAAGCTCGATCCGATCAACCCGAAAAACGAAAGACAAGCGATTGCTCAATACCTGATTGACAAGAACGCATATACTTTATAATCTAAAAAAGCCATTCGAATCGAATGGCTTTTTTTTGTTCAAATGTTCAAAGATGTTTAAAGGTAAAACTTTGAACTCTTTGAACTCTTTGAACTCTTTGAACTCTTTTGAATCAGCCGCGGCTGAAACTCTTTGAACTCTTTACACAAAAAAATCCCGACCTGCAAAGCAAATCGGGACTTGATATTTTTTTGAAAGCAGCTTTTACTACTTCAAATACTTGTCTTTCATATCCTGGAAAGTCATGCTCTCGCTTCCGACAGTAATTGTGCGAAGATCCAAAGCAACCAGCAAACGATTCATGACATTCACATTCATATCTTCATTCTTCAACAAAGTTACTTTTAAGATATCCGATGATTCGTTGAATGCAACTGTGAAATAATCCTTGTAGTAACCTTTCACAGCTTCCACTTTTTCAGCAGTGATTGATTCCGGAACCGAGAACTCAAATACTCCATTTGATTTTCCTGTTTTCAATTGAGATTCACTAATTGAAGCAGAGTTTTGGCTGAAAGCAAAAGAAGTTGCCAGAGACAAAACGAATAGCATTATTAACTTTTTCATAATTCCATAACAGTTTATAAGTAGACGTAGAAAAAAACCTAAAGGTTGTTTCGTGATAAATATACAATTATTTTTATAACATTTGCATGCATGCAATTATTAGACCATTTCGACGAAACAAAGCTGGAAGCAGGGTGCGATGAGGCCGGAAGAGGCTGTCTGGCCGGGCCTGTGGTTTGTGCTGCCGTCATTCTTCCGAAAGGTTTTTCGCACGATTTGCTGAACGATTCTAAACAGATTTCTGAAAAAAGCAGGAATTTATTACGTCCGATCATTGAAAGAGAAGCACTTGCATTTTCCGTTCAGTTCCTGCAGCCGGATGAAATTGCCGAACTGAATATTTTGAAAGCATCCTTGACCGGAATGCATCGCGCGGCTATGGCATTGACAATTAGACCGGAATTGTTGCTCATCGATGGAAATAAAGCCCTGCTCTCGAAAGAAATTCCTTCTGTGCCGATTATTCAGGGCGACGGGAAATACAAAAACATTGCTGCAGCATCCATTCTTGCCAAAACGTATCGCGACGAATACATGGAACGTCTTCATGAAGAATTTCCGCACTACCAATGGCATGTCAATAAAGGGTATCCGACCAAAGTCCACCGGGAAGCCATTGAACTGCACGGAGCCTGTATTCACCATCGCCCCGGGTTCAATTTGCTGGGGAAAGGACAATTATCGCTGTTTATGGAGTAAACAGTCCACTGTTAACTACTTCGCAAGAAAGATGCGAAGCGTGGTAAACGAAGCAGTATTTTTGAGCTATAGTCTGAAAATATGCTCAATCGTTCAATCATTATTTTTCTGGTAATCTGCTCTCTGGGATGGATCAGCTATGTAGGTTTCACATTGGTGGAAGGCTCAAGTGCTCCTCCGACTCCTGAAAACACGTTCTCCAACCAGGATGACACCATTATCGTGGTTCACAAACCCCTGGAAATCGACTACAACAGTGCTATTGTTTCTTCCCTGCAAAAGAACAGCTTCTTTGCAATGCTGCTCAACGAACCCGAACGTATTCAGCATTTTTATTTTTCTACCAATCGCGACCTGGTATTGCTCGAACGAAGCAAACCATGGACCAGCGAGATCGTAAAAAGCTACGCCGAAAGACTTTCTTTATCTTCTACGATTTCGACCCAAAAGCACCTGTCATTGTCCAATAACTGGAAAGGTGAATTCCACGGGAAATTCCTGGTGCTTTACCAGGGAAATTGGGAGCCTTCACTCAAAAGTGTTGCTTCCTGGAAATATTTAGACCGGAAGAGCAGCTTGTCGCTCATTTACAAAACCACCGACCAGAGTTATGAAATAGAAGATTCGTATTTCATTTCCAGCCACAATGCCAAATACATCACGCACACAGGAGGCAGGGCTTTACCACTTGTCAACGACCAGGAGTTATTCCAGGAATTGATTCCTGCCGATTTCAATTCCTACACGTTCTACGAAAAGAACTACCTGTTCACCAAATTCCCTATGAAATCGATCCTATCGGAATGGATCGACTTCGGGTTGGCAGTGATAGTTGACCAAAAAGACACGTGTTTGATCACCGATTATAAACCCGGTCAGGACCCGCTGGCAATTTTGAGCGAATTGGATCACGTGGATATTTCCGACAAACAAAAACAGGCTACTCTGAAAGGATACTATTTCCCATTCCTGGATCGCAGCAAAAAGATTTACCTGGAAATTTTCAATAACAGCGTACTTCTTTCCAATTCCCAGCAGAGTATCAACCGCATTATCGGTAAGTATGAAACAGGTGCAACGCTGGAGCAATCCACCACACTGAAATTCAAATTATTCAGTAACAGTCCTCAAAAAGTATCTTACCGCCAGTTTGACCGAAACCGGCAAATAACAATGAGCAGGCTTACCGGTGCTAATCACAGTACGGTTCAACTATTGAACGAAGAAACTTCTGATACCGAATCCGGGTCGAAAGAAGTTCCGAAACTCAATCCGCTGCGCCTGGATGACAACCTGCGAAGTTTAAACCCGATTCCGGGCTCGAACAACTTGCTGGCAATTACAAAATCCAACACACTTTATTTAGTTGGGAACAAACAAATCCTGTGGAACAAGAACCTGGAATCCGAACCGGTTGGAAATCCTGTTTTCATCGGCAACGGAATCTTCCTGAGTACCAGAACAGGAATCCAGGGCTTCGACAGGGCCGGAAACAACCTGGCAGGCTTCCCTATAGTTTGCAATAACGTTTCCAGTAATCTTTTCTCCTATTACTGGAACGGAAAAGACTATGTTTCTTTCGTAGCAGACGGACAAGTTCAGGGTTACGGAACGAATGGAAAACAAAGCTTCAGGGTAGGAGTGAACGGAACTTTGCAAAAAGATGCACAACTGGCCATCCAGGGTAAAAAGGGCGAATTAATTGCACATATCTGCACGAATTCCAATTGGTCGAGTGTTTCTATCAAACGAAAACGTGTTATTAAATCGCAAAATTTAAGTGAAGGTGAATGGCATTTGGTAAAAGCTAACAATACGATCAGCCTGTTGGGATTGACCAGAAAACAATTTGTCCGCTTAACGGAAAACGGTACCAAAGCGATGCTGGTAGGAAATGTTTCTTCTATCCTGAACACCCAGTCCTTCGGGGATGAACAGCTTTTCTTCCTCAATCAGCAAAATACGATTTACGTCATCAACGGAACGGGAACCATTCTCGGCCAGTTCAATTCTACCATTACCAATATCGATGATGCTTCCCTGGTAAAATTACCAAATGGTAAAACTGTTGTTGGAATAATTGATGGGATTGCCAATAATTGTTATATTTATACAATACGTGGAAGTGAATTGAATAAAGAAAGCTACGAAGGCTCTAATAAAATTGTGTTCCAAAAACAGGCAGATGGAACGATTTTGTTAGTTTCGCAGGCGAATGGTTATTTGATTCGTTATCCATTGAACTATTAAAAAGACGCTACTTATGAAGAAACAGTTACGTAAATTAACTTTCTTAGCTTTTTCATGCGTTACTACTATGACCGCGTTTTCCCAAAACTATTTGGGCGTGCACAGCAGTAACTATGCAGGAGTTATGGGATTGGACGTGCAACCTGCCAGTTTTGTCGACGGAAGATTCATTGTCGATATCAACCTGGCGAGTGCAAATGTGGGGGCCTGGCAAAATGCCAAGTATTTTAAAACAGATGTGATGCCGAAATGGTGGCTGAAATCTTTCAAGAAAGACACCATGTGGATGAAGCCTGACAGTACGTTGTACGAACGTTCCATCTTCGATCTGTACGATTACAACAAAACCGGGATTAAAACGAGAGGTGTTTATTTGAACTATCAAATCGATGTCCTGAATTTTGCATTCCATATCAATCCGAAGATTGCTATCGGGTTTGCTGCTAAAAGCAGAATGATCACCAACGTAGATGATATCGACCCGAAACTGGCAAAATTGGCACAGGAAGGATTGGATTTCATGTCTCTTTGGAACCTGCAGCTGAAAGACAAATTGGTTACCACCAACATGATGGCATGGAACGAATATGGTATCAATTACGGTCAGGTTGTAATGGACAAAGGAGAACATTTCCTGAAAGTCGGTGGTCGTGTGAAGTTATTGCAGGGAGTTGCTTCCGCTTATGCTTACACGGATGAGTTGGATTACGAATTATTGAATAAGGATACGGCAACGACTTTAAAAGGAAACTTCAAATACGGTTATTCAGATAACCTGGATGACGAGTTGAAGGATTTCAACGCCAGCAGCTTCTTTAAATCTGCATCCAAATTAGGTTTTGGATTGGATCTGGGAGTTGTTTACGAATGGCGTCCGAAATACAAACAATTCAAATATGAAATGGATGGAGAAACAGATCTTTGGATGCGTAACGAAAACAAATACGAGTTGCGTGCCGGGGTTTCCGTTTTAGATATCGGTGGAATGAAATTTACAAAAGGCGGAAAAAGCCGCGATTTCTCTGTAAATACGACTACACTTGATCTGCGCATTTTCAAAGACGCAAACTCTTTTGCTTCTTTCGATTCTATTGTTGACAGTTTGATCACCAATGATCCAGGGTGGACAGCAAACCAGGGAGTTGGAGGATCTTATTACATGAACACTCCAACTGCATTGAATATCCAATTGGATTACCACATCTGGAAATGGTTCTACATCAACGCAACGGGTAATATCAATATGATCGGTAAAAAGAACCCTTCACGCGTAAAAACTCCGAACCAGTTCGCAATTACACCAAGCTTCGATTATGCATGGTTCGGACTATATGTTCCGATCTCCGTAAATAACTATTCGGGATGGAAAGCAGGTATTGCTTCCCGATTAGGACCTATTACGGTCGGAGTAGTCGATTTCAACTCGCTTTTTGCAAGAGGAAAAGTACGCGGAACAGAGTTCTTCGTTGGACTTCGTTTACCGATCCTTTACACGAAACCGGATGACAGAGACGGCGATAAAGTTTCCGATAAGAAAGATGAGTGTGTGGAAACTCCGGGAGTTTGGGCATTCAAAGGTTGTCCGGATACGGATGGCGACGGAATCAAGGATGTGGAGGATTTATGTCCTGAAATTCCGGGATTGGCAGAATTCCAGGGATGTCCTGACCGTGACGGTGATAAAATTCCTGATAAAGACGACGCATGTCCGGATTTGGCTGGTTTAGCAGCTTACAGAGGATGTCCTGATACGGATGAAGACGGAATCATTGATCCGAATGACAGCTGTCCTACCGTGAAAGGTTTACCGGCATTCAACGGTTGTCCTGACCGCGACGGTGACGGAATCCAGGATTCTGAAGATGCTTGTCCGGATCTTCCTGGTCCGTTGGCTTACCAGGGTTGTCCGGATACAGATAACGACGGATTGTTCGACAATGTAGATAAGTGTCCTACTATTTACGGTTCGAAAGAAAACGATGGTTGTCCTTGGCCGGATACAGATGGTGACGGATTGTACGATAAAGATGATGATTGTCCGACAATACCAGGTGTAATTGAAAACCGCGGATGTCCTAAGATTGCGAAAGAAGAACAGGAAATCCTGAACACAGCATTCGAAAACTTAGAGTTCGAATCAGGTAAGGCAGTAATCCTTGCATCTTCGTTCAAATCATTGGATGACTTAGCAGCATTGTTGATCAAGAAACCGGAGTGGAAACTTCAAATCGCTGGTCACACGGATAACAAAGGTGATGCTAAGAAAAACATGACGCTTTCCAAAAACCGTGCTGAATCAGTTAAGAAATACTTAGCTAGCAAAGGTGTGGATGCAACACGATTGAAACCGGAATGGTATGGTCAAACCAAACCGATCGCAACGAATGCAACACCTGAAGGACGTCAGAAAAACAGACGTGTAGAAATGAATGTGATTTTCCAATAGGAAATCATGGAATAATAACAGGAAGGGCGCCCGTCAAATTGACGGGCGCCCTTTATATTTTCAATCCAACCAGGTAGGTACGCAATTAATCGCGTGCTTGCCTGTTTTATTTATTTCCCCAAAACTTCTTTCCTGTGGGCCAGGCCCCAATAATGCAATTCCTCGATTACCTTCTCCAGGGATTTTCCATGTTCGGTAATGGTATACTGCACCGTTGGCGGAAAGGTATCGAATACCTCACGCGTAATCAGTTTATTGGACTCCAGTAATTTTAACTCCCGCGACAAGGTTTTATCCGTAATCCCGGAAACCTCTCTTCCCAGTTCCTTAAATCTTTTCGAGCCGGTCGACAGCGCAAATAAGATCAGCAACTTCCACCTTCCCTCTACTGCTTCCAGGGCATCTTTGATCGACAAAATATTCTTCGGGCATCCTCCTGTTGACAACATACTCCTTGATTTAATCCATTACTTCCCGTTTGGATAGTGCTATCCGGATGGAAAGTGCTTTCATTTGGATAGCAAACGTACATACTTTTATTCAATAATTAAAAACGAATAACCAATGAAAAGAACAAGTAACATTTTCCTGTGGATCGCACAAATCCTGATTGCAACGAGTTTATTATGGGCCGCTTATGCTAAATTGTTTCAGCCAATCGATCAATTGGAAACCATGTGGCCGTGGACGGGTGAAGTTTCACCTGCCTTTGTCAAATTTACGGGAGTCATTGATCTTTTGGGGGCTTTGGGAGTACTTCTGCCCGCTTTACTCCGGTTCAAACCGGTTCTGACACCCATTGCAGCAATCGGTATCGTACTATTGATGATCAGCGCAAGTATTTTCCACATCTGCCGCGGAGAAGCTTCCCAAATCGGATTCAATATTGTATTCGGAGCAATTGCAGCATTTGTAGCTTACGGCAGATTCAAACTGGCACCGATACCATCGAAATAAAACCAATAGGGACGCGAAGCATCGCGTCCCTAAAATCATTTATAACCTGATATTCGTAATTATTTCAAAAGGTTTACGTGCCCCACGTATTCGCGGCGCTTGTCTTTATTGCGTTCTTTAACAACGATCTTCCAGGTATAAACCCCTTCCTTACACAAGTCTCCCATATACGTTCCATCCCAACCGTAAGATATATCGTGGGATTCGAACAACACCTCTCCCCAACGGTTAAAGATCAGCAACGTATAGTTTTGTCCGTCGAATGCGGAATTAAGCACCGGGAAGAAAACATTATTGTGCTCATCACCATCCGGTGTGAAGGTATTCGGTACATAAATAATCACATCATCTACCACTGAAACCACTACCACCGCACTATCATTACATCCCGCTTCATTCGAAGCATGCAGAACCACGTGGTAAACTGCCGGAGAATTCGGATAGGTATGTGAAGGGCTTGTTTGCATGGATGTATTCCCGTCACCAAACTCCCAGAAATAGGATGTAGCGTTGGTGGAAGTATTCGTAAAATGGAACACCGGGTATACAACAGGCTGTTCAATCGTATTGACTCCAAAAGAAGCATTTACTTGCGGAGCAATAGTAATCATGTCGGTATGAGTCACAGAACCGGTACATCCGCTTGGATCTGTCACCGTCAGGGTCACATCATAAGTTCCGGATGCACTGTATTGCTGGGTAACTGATCCGCAGCCAACCTGCGTTCCACCACCTTCAAACGTCCAGACACAATTCGCAGAAGACGAACTGCTATTGGTGAAGGTAACGGTAAGAGGAGCACATCCGCTCGTGACGTCACTGGTGAATTGGACCGGCAATTGCGTATAAGTTACGACAACCGGTTCCACATCGGAGCAACCTCCCGGACTGGAAAGCCGGATGTAATAAGTTCCGGCAGTTGTAACTGCACCCGGATTTGCCAGCGGAACCGTACAAGCTGCATTCGAAAAATATTCCAGTGTTCCTGAACCTGCATTGATGGTAGTAACACCGGGAGCCGTCAGGTCAACGGTTGCCGGAGAACAAACTGCGGCTGGATTTGTTACGGAAATATCCGGACCAGGAACCACCGTTACAGAAGCTGTTACCGTAGAATTACACCCTACCAGGGAGGTCAATGTACATTGATAAGTAAACGTTCCCGTAGTAGTCGGAGTAATGGACAAAGTATTCGAAGTTCCCAGGACTGTTCCCGGATTAGATGTTTCCACCCACGAATAACTTGCCGCTCCAACCGGTGCTGTAAGCGTTGACGTTTGGTACTGGCAAACATCCGGCGGAGAAACGATCGTCATCGGTGCACACGTTGCATCCAGGTAAGCATAAGCGTAATGCGCACCCTGCGAACAATCACCTACCGTAAACCGGATAGTAATACAGGAACCGATGTAGGGCGTTAAATCCAGCATAACCGGTGTCCAGTCTTTCCAGAAAACACCCGAATTACCAATCTGGGTAAAACCTGGTATTCCCGGGCCTCCCGTAACCAATAAATTACCGCAGGCAATCGGGTTACCGAAACAATCCTGGGCATCAATCTGGAAGTAAGGCTGCTCCTGGGCTAAATGCGGTATGGTATCCGTTGCTATTCCATCCCCATCAAGGTCATCAATTATATAGGCATTTTGTAATACCGCTGCATAATAATAGGTAAACAAGGCATTGGATGACGTTACCTGAAATTTCTGCTCAATCCGTGATCCGCCGAATGCACCGTTAGCACCGTCTCCCAAACGAATGGAGTTGGTATTTCCCGGAACAAGCGGACACACCTGGTCAATCGGCGCCATCATGTCTACTCCTCCTGTTGTTATATCATGCTGACCGGAGTTCATCGTGAAGAACATCGGTGTATAGATTGGAGTTAAATCTCCTGCCGCACCAATTTTCATGGAATGTCCCCAGGACCCCTGCCATCCGGAAGTTGATCCGGAATCAAAACCAATATTTGTACAAGCCGGTTGCGTTGGGGCAGGCGGATTCGGGGGAACTACATTTGTAATCTGAATGGCGTAATCAAATCCCGTGAACTGTCCGTTATCGATCCAAAAAACATAGCATTCTCCGGGAACCGGATCAAAAGGAGCTCCCATCGTTCCGGAATTATCTCCGGCCACTTGTGCAATCGCAACTACATCAAGGGTTGATGCATTGTAAATAGTAAGCTGCGGGTATACCGGGCTTGCCAAACCGCCCGGATTAAAGCTGATAGTTGTCCAGATAGTTGCACTTGAAGTCGCACAATAGTAATAGAACCAGTCCGGGCCGTCATCCATTGCGGACGCAATATCATCGAAATCATTGTTTGCGAAGACCGTTGAACCCAAAGCATTAAACGGCAATGAAATCGGAGAAAAACTTGCTGACAGATCGTCATCGCCGCCCTGGGAAAAAACCGAAGAGCTCAGGAGCATGCATAAAGGCAGTAGGATATAACTCCAAAAAGTAATTTTTTTCATAATAAGGAGAGGGTGGTACTAATAGACTATTTTGATTTAGGATTTCTGTAAATGTATAATAACTCCATCCGTTGAATAAACGGGTAGATCATTTGATGAGTAGTAGCTCCTTTGAACCGGATAGAAATATCAGATCCATTGATATCAACCTGAGTGATTGCATTCAGGGATTCCATGTAATTTTCCAGTTCGTTTAGAGTTGCAGTTTCCAACGGTGATTTTAGGTGGTAAACAACAACATCAGATCCTACACCAGTGATATTAGGATTGGCATAAACGATATCGTCATGTTTTTCAAACTGTTGGCCATAAGCTGCGAAGACGGAAAAAAGGAAAAACGCAGCAGTAAAGTAACAACAGTTAATGAAATTTTGTTTCATTAAATGATTAATTTAGTTCAGTGCAAAGTTGACGAAAAAAACCTTTTTGGGTTGTCTTTTTTTCTGAAATTAATCCTTTTTTAACATTTTAATACGGGATAAAAACGGCAAAATGTGAATAATTTCAGCCTTACGCCTTCAACTATTACCAACCTCTTTTTCAATAGATTCAAGTGTTCCGGGTACTTTCCAATCATTACCGACCCGAAGGATTTATTTTCAAGTCATTCGCCGAAATCAGATCGGCATCTGCAAACAAATTGTAATTTTGGAATATGATAGAAAAAATCATTCAAAAAAGACTAAATCGCTGGTTACTAAGTATCTTATCCGGAATCCTTTTAACCGTTTCATTTCCTGAAACAGGTAGTTTAACGCCTTTAACATTCATTGCGTGGATTCCATTGCTACTTGTGGAGTCTTATTTTCATACCAAACGCAAGGCGTTCAGTCTTTTTATCCAGGCTTACCTGGCATTCTTCATCTACAATGTCGGGACAACCTGGTGGGTTTACTACGCCAGCGCGGATGGTGCTTACCTGGCATTTTTCGCGAACAGTTTATTGATGGCAATTGCATTTTTGATTTACCATTTACTAAAGCGCAAACTTGGCTCCAAATGGAACGGGCCGATCCTGATCTGTGTCTGGCTAAGCTTCGAATTCCTGCATTTTCATTGGGAACTTTCCTGGCCGTGGCTAACACTCGGGAATGTATTTGCTCCGAGAGCTTCCTGGGTACAATGGTATTCCATTACCGGTGTTTTGGGAGGATCGCTTTGGATCCTGGTCATGAACCTCTTATTTTACAAATTGGTTCTTCAACCCAAAAATCTGCTCAAAAACAGCTATTTCATTCTATCAGTTATTATCCTGTTCCTTCCACTTTGCCTTTCGGCCATTCTGTATTTTTCGAAAGACACCGGCGGAACTCCTTACAACGTAGCGATCATTCAACCCAATATTGATCCGTACGGGGAAAAATTCGTACTGGACAACGCCGCTCAGTTGGAAGCAATCCTGGAACAGGGCGATAAAGCAGTTTCTAAAGAAACACAATTAGTT encodes:
- a CDS encoding DoxX family protein produces the protein MKRTSNIFLWIAQILIATSLLWAAYAKLFQPIDQLETMWPWTGEVSPAFVKFTGVIDLLGALGVLLPALLRFKPVLTPIAAIGIVLLMISASIFHICRGEASQIGFNIVFGAIAAFVAYGRFKLAPIPSK
- a CDS encoding PKD domain-containing protein, producing the protein MKKITFWSYILLPLCMLLSSSVFSQGGDDDLSASFSPISLPFNALGSTVFANNDFDDIASAMDDGPDWFYYYCATSSATIWTTISFNPGGLASPVYPQLTIYNASTLDVVAIAQVAGDNSGTMGAPFDPVPGECYVFWIDNGQFTGFDYAIQITNVVPPNPPAPTQPACTNIGFDSGSTSGWQGSWGHSMKIGAAGDLTPIYTPMFFTMNSGQHDITTGGVDMMAPIDQVCPLVPGNTNSIRLGDGANGAFGGSRIEQKFQVTSSNALFTYYYAAVLQNAYIIDDLDGDGIATDTIPHLAQEQPYFQIDAQDCFGNPIACGNLLVTGGPGIPGFTQIGNSGVFWKDWTPVMLDLTPYIGSCITIRFTVGDCSQGAHYAYAYLDATCAPMTIVSPPDVCQYQTSTLTAPVGAASYSWVETSNPGTVLGTSNTLSITPTTTGTFTYQCTLTSLVGCNSTVTASVTVVPGPDISVTNPAAVCSPATVDLTAPGVTTINAGSGTLEYFSNAACTVPLANPGAVTTAGTYYIRLSSPGGCSDVEPVVVTYTQLPVQFTSDVTSGCAPLTVTFTNSSSSSANCVWTFEGGGTQVGCGSVTQQYSASGTYDVTLTVTDPSGCTGSVTHTDMITIAPQVNASFGVNTIEQPVVYPVFHFTNTSTNATSYFWEFGDGNTSMQTSPSHTYPNSPAVYHVVLHASNEAGCNDSAVVVVSVVDDVIIYVPNTFTPDGDEHNNVFFPVLNSAFDGQNYTLLIFNRWGEVLFESHDISYGWDGTYMGDLCKEGVYTWKIVVKERNKDKRREYVGHVNLLK
- a CDS encoding helix-turn-helix domain-containing protein; translated protein: MLSTGGCPKNILSIKDALEAVEGRWKLLILFALSTGSKRFKELGREVSGITDKTLSRELKLLESNKLITREVFDTFPPTVQYTITEHGKSLEKVIEELHYWGLAHRKEVLGK
- a CDS encoding ribonuclease HII — translated: MQLLDHFDETKLEAGCDEAGRGCLAGPVVCAAVILPKGFSHDLLNDSKQISEKSRNLLRPIIEREALAFSVQFLQPDEIAELNILKASLTGMHRAAMALTIRPELLLIDGNKALLSKEIPSVPIIQGDGKYKNIAAASILAKTYRDEYMERLHEEFPHYQWHVNKGYPTKVHREAIELHGACIHHRPGFNLLGKGQLSLFME
- a CDS encoding DUF5723 family protein, producing the protein MKKQLRKLTFLAFSCVTTMTAFSQNYLGVHSSNYAGVMGLDVQPASFVDGRFIVDINLASANVGAWQNAKYFKTDVMPKWWLKSFKKDTMWMKPDSTLYERSIFDLYDYNKTGIKTRGVYLNYQIDVLNFAFHINPKIAIGFAAKSRMITNVDDIDPKLAKLAQEGLDFMSLWNLQLKDKLVTTNMMAWNEYGINYGQVVMDKGEHFLKVGGRVKLLQGVASAYAYTDELDYELLNKDTATTLKGNFKYGYSDNLDDELKDFNASSFFKSASKLGFGLDLGVVYEWRPKYKQFKYEMDGETDLWMRNENKYELRAGVSVLDIGGMKFTKGGKSRDFSVNTTTLDLRIFKDANSFASFDSIVDSLITNDPGWTANQGVGGSYYMNTPTALNIQLDYHIWKWFYINATGNINMIGKKNPSRVKTPNQFAITPSFDYAWFGLYVPISVNNYSGWKAGIASRLGPITVGVVDFNSLFARGKVRGTEFFVGLRLPILYTKPDDRDGDKVSDKKDECVETPGVWAFKGCPDTDGDGIKDVEDLCPEIPGLAEFQGCPDRDGDKIPDKDDACPDLAGLAAYRGCPDTDEDGIIDPNDSCPTVKGLPAFNGCPDRDGDGIQDSEDACPDLPGPLAYQGCPDTDNDGLFDNVDKCPTIYGSKENDGCPWPDTDGDGLYDKDDDCPTIPGVIENRGCPKIAKEEQEILNTAFENLEFESGKAVILASSFKSLDDLAALLIKKPEWKLQIAGHTDNKGDAKKNMTLSKNRAESVKKYLASKGVDATRLKPEWYGQTKPIATNATPEGRQKNRRVEMNVIFQ
- a CDS encoding acyl-CoA dehydrogenase family protein, whose translation is MSQAIKGGEFIIRDVTPQEIFTPEEWSEEQHMIAQTCDDFIEQEITPILERIDKMEEGLMPSLLQKAGELGMLGLSVPEDLGGMGVDFKTSLLATERLGKGHSFSVAYGAHTGIGTLPLLYYGNAEQKEKYIPKLASGEWKAAYCLTEPSAGSDANSGKTKAVLTPDGKHYVLNGQKMWITNGGFANLFTVFAKIDDDKNLSAFLVEADSEGISLNPEEKKMGIKGSSTRQVFFNNVKVPVENMLSERENGFKIALNILNIGRIKLAAGVLGGAKQTITDSIRYANEREQFGRNISKYGAIRFKIAEQAIRTYVAESAIYRAGQNIDDAIQAYVASGMEKGPATLKGIEQFAPECAILKVAGSECLDYVADEGVQIFGGMGYSAESSVEKAYRDSRINRIFEGTNEINRLLIVDMVLRRAMKGELDLMGPAMKVASELMSIPEMTELGSHPLAAQRQALSGFKKTILMVAGSAVQKLMQTMSKEQEVLMNIADIAIWVYQAESALLRVEKLIEKQGEAAAAIPVSIVKTYFYDVAELIDKAAKDAIYSFAEGDEARMMVTGVKRFTKLDPINPKNERQAIAQYLIDKNAYTL